The Kluyveromyces lactis strain NRRL Y-1140 chromosome D complete sequence genome has a window encoding:
- the MKK1 gene encoding mitogen-activated protein kinase kinase MKK1 (some similarities with uniprot|P32490 Saccharomyces cerevisiae YOR231W MKK1 Mitogen-activated kinase kinase involved in protein kinase C signaling pathway that controls cell integrity upon activation by Bck1p phosphorylates downstream target Slt2p functionally redundant with Mkk2p), which yields MASMFRPPESRRTNSKPPKLSLPPQLVSNSKPITDIRDEKLRQPPSKSVPSSATPTSSASASSARTLKNRPVPPPTASSVTPLSSTNSGSAMGSLSNKLHGLKINTDHLPTSGSQQSTQSADSMTSNLISMYDSEPTTSSSTSLVNHGKESEIIEHDRDDSTDELESDIWQTYKIHEQIDTLGILGEGTGGSVTKCKLRNGSKIFALKTIATIENDGSEKQIFRELQFNKSCKSDFIVRYYGMFACEETSTIFIAMEYMGGRSLDSVYKHLLSKGGRIGEKVLGKIAESVLRGLFYLHERKIIHRDIKPQNILFNEIGQIKLCDFGVSGEAVNSLATTFTGTSYYMAPERIQGQPYSVTSDVWSLGLTLLEVAQGHSPFDTDKLAANMPPIELLMLILTFTPELKDEPEQGIVWSKSFKSFLDYSLKKDSKDRPSPRQMLQHPWMVGQTKKHVNMKKFIQTCWAD from the coding sequence ATGGCTTCGATGTTCCGACCACCAGAGTCTAGGAGAACCAATTCCAAGCCTCCAAAATTGTCGTTACCACCGCAATTGGTTTCCAATAGTAAGCCAATAACAGATATTAGGGATGAAAAGCTTCGACAACCTCCTTCCAAATCTGTACCGTCTAGTGCTACTCCGACTAGTAGTGCATCGGCGAGTTCTGCACGGACTTTGAAAAATCGACCAGTACCTCCACCGACAGCATCATCAGTGACACCGCTATCCAGTACTAACTCTGGAAGTGCGATGGGATCACTTTCGAACAAATTGCACGGGCTGAAGATCAATACGGACCATCTGCCAACGTCTGGATCACAGCAGTCAACCCAAAGTGCAGATTCGATGACTTCCAATCTAATATCCATGTACGATAGCGAACCAACAACAAGCAGCAGCACAAGCCTGGTAAACCATGGGaaagaaagtgaaattaTAGAGCACGATAGAGATGATAGCACAGATGAACTTGAGTCAGATATATGGCAAACTTACAAGATCCATGAACAAATTGATACGTTGGGAATATTGGGCGAAGGAACTGGAGGATCGGTCACGAAATGTAAGTTAAGGAACGGTTCAAAAATATTTGCATTGAAGACCATTGCCACGATAGAGAATGATGGCTCAGAGAAACAAATATTCAGAGAATTGCAATTCAACAAGAGTTGTAAGTCTGATTTCATAGTGAGGTATTACGGGATGTTTGCATGCGAAGAAACCTCGACAATTTTTATTGCGATGGAATATATGGGCGGAAGATCGCTAGATTCGGTGTACAAGCACCTTCTCTCTAAGGGGGGACGAATTGGTGAGAAGGTTCTGGGGAAGATAGCTGAGAGCGTACTTAGAGGACTATTTTATCTACACGAAAGAAAGATCATTCATAGAGATATTAAGCCACAGAACATATTGTTCAACGAAATAGGACAAATAAAGCTCTGCGATTTTGGAGTCAGTGGAGAGGCAGTGAACTCTCTTGCCACCACGTTTACAGGAACATCATACTACATGGCTCCAGAAAGGATACAGGGCCAGCCATACAGTGTTACCAGTGATGTATGGTCTTTGGGTCTCACACTATTGGAAGTTGCACAGGGACACTCACCATTTGATACGGATAAACTAGCAGCAAACATGCCCCCTATAGAACTTTTGATGCTTATCTTGACTTTCACAcctgaattgaaagatgaacCAGAACAAGGCATAGTATGGTCCAAATCCTTCAAATCGTTCCTTGATTACAGTCtgaaaaaagattcaaagGATAGACCATCTCCAAGACAAATGCTACAACACCCCTGGATGGTGGGACAAACCAAGAAACACGTTAACatgaagaagtttattCAAACTTGTTGGGCGGATTGA